CAAACTGTGGCGCGCGTCCCACGCCGTCGAGGTCAGCGCCAACCGGCACCTGGCCGACCACGGCCTGACGGTCAGCCAGTTTGGCGTCATTGAAGCCCTGTATCACCTGGGGCCGCTGAGCCAGCGCCAGCTGGCCGACAAGATTTTGCGCTCCAGCGGCAACCTGACGATGGTGATTGACAATCTGGAACGCGACGGCCTGGTGCGCCGGGACCGCGACCCCGCCGACCGCCGCATCATGCGGGTGTCGCTGACGCCGCAGGGGCAAGCATTGATTGAACGCATCCTACCGGCCCATGTCGAAGGCATCCGGGCCGTGTTTGGCGTCCTCAACCCCGAGGAGCTGGCGCAGCTGACCCGCCTGACCCGGCAGCTGGGCCTGGCCCTGCAAGGTCAGGGTAGCC
This genomic window from Deinococcus betulae contains:
- a CDS encoding MarR family winged helix-turn-helix transcriptional regulator, translated to MPNRYAGSPDERAALDAYVKLWRASHAVEVSANRHLADHGLTVSQFGVIEALYHLGPLSQRQLADKILRSSGNLTMVIDNLERDGLVRRDRDPADRRIMRVSLTPQGQALIERILPAHVEGIRAVFGVLNPEELAQLTRLTRQLGLALQGQGSREGRGLASTR